Proteins found in one Quercus robur chromosome 2, dhQueRobu3.1, whole genome shotgun sequence genomic segment:
- the LOC126699529 gene encoding protein FAR1-RELATED SEQUENCE 5-like: protein MFGCALLVNETEESYTWLLKTWLEAMLGRAPSTIITDDDKAMGKAIAEILPNTIHRLCMWHILQNVPEKLAHIYNKYPLFQGEFHHCIHDTITIEEFELEWSELVEKYGLGDNDWLINHYMRREKWIPTYLRRSFCVGMSTTQRSESMNKFFKGYVRSSTMISDFVHQYEKALNARYLKEK from the coding sequence ATGTTTGGATGTGCTCTGCTTGTGAATGAAACAGAAGAATCTTATACATGGTTGTTGAAGACTTGGCTTGAGGCAATGCTTGGACGTGCTCCTTCTACAATTATCACAGATGATGACAAGGCTATGGGTAAGGCAATTGCAGAGATATTACCGAATACAATTCATAGATTATGTATGTGGCATATTTTACAGAATGTTCCAGAAAAATTGGCTCATATCTATAATAAATATCCACTTTTTCAAGGAGAATTTCATCATTGTATTCATGACACAATCACTATTGAAGAGTTTGAGTTAGAATGGAGTGAGCTTGTAGAGAAGTATGGGTTAGGAGATAATGATTGGCTGATAAATCATTATATGCGGcgtgaaaaatggattccaactTATTTACGTAGGAGCTTTTGTGTTGGGATGTCTACAACTCAAAGGAGTGAAAGCATGAATAAATTCTTTAAAGGTTATGTTCGTTCAAGTACAATGATAAGTGACTTTGTGCATCAATATGAGAAAGCCTTAAATGCGCGTTATCTGAAAGAGAAATAG
- the LOC126699538 gene encoding protein FAR1-RELATED SEQUENCE 5-like, with amino-acid sequence MSVNNEEPEIISLCDDLVEDLVHVESEIVENQNDVDLPTNDFNQAFASKWPLEPCLDMVFDDSEDAHACYKAYARRKGFSIRINRSSKEDKSLVGVEYVCWREGFRHKSYENKERKGPKPAKTRVGCKAMMSLKKKEEAWIVTKFVDNHNHELLTPKSTSLLRGHRVISRAQKNLIDTLNEASVPTRKIMSVLSNESGGDYNVGCVAVDVQNYWGSKRITLLQDGDTQRMYCHFTECQLKNPGFVYAIQVDEQGRMGNCFWADARSRTAYQHFGDVVTFDATYLTNCYGMPFVLFTGVNHHH; translated from the coding sequence ATGAGTGTGAACAATGAAGAACCTGAAATAATCTCTCTTTGTGATGATTTGGTAGAAGACTTGGTGCATGTTGAGTCAGAAatagtagaaaatcaaaatgatgTAGACTTGCCTACGAATGATTTCAATCAAGCTTTTGCATCTAAATGGCCTTTGGAACCATGTCTTGATATGGTATTCGATGACTCAGAAGATGCTCATGCATGTTATAAAGCATATGCAAGGCGAAAGGGTTTTAGCATTCGAATAAATCGGTCATCCAAAGAAGATAAATCATTGGTTGGAGTGGAATACGTTTGTTGGAGGGAAGGGTTTCGTCATAAAAGTtatgaaaataaagaaagaaaaggtccAAAACCTGCAAAAACTAGAGTGGGATGCAAAGCAATGAtgagtttaaagaaaaaagaagaagcatggATTGTAACTAAGTTTGTGGACAATCATAATCATGAACTTCTTACTCCTAAGAGTACAAGTTTGCTTCGAGGACATAGAGTGATATCACGTGCCCAAAAAAATCTTATAGATACACTCAATGAGGCAAGTGTACCTACAAGGAAGATAATGTCAGTGTTGAGTAACGAATCTGGTGGTGACTATAATGTTGGTTGTGTTGCGGTTGATGTTCAAAATTATTGGGGCAGTAAAAGAATAACATTACTTCAAGATGGAGATACACAAAGAATGTATTGCCATTTTACTGAGTGTCAATTAAAAAATCCAGGTTTTGTATATGCAATTCAAGTTGATGAACAAGGGCGCATGGGAAATTGCTTTTGGGCAGATGCTAGGTCAAGAACTGCATACCAACATTTTGGAGATGTCGTTACTTTTGACGCTACTTACTTAACAAATTGCTATGGGATGccttttgttctttttactGGGGTTAACCACCATCACTAA
- the LOC126699558 gene encoding uncharacterized protein LOC126699558, with protein MSNPSSAGSNSPEHSLGSSESASSDHPPSPPPSPVHPPLLFPIHPLPPQVFIPEELKAEEDVEDAAIAAFKDAPIRRKEEDVEGEEEEEEEEEEEDEKEMEYQALDYPREDSGDNSDTYAPQSP; from the exons ATGTCGAACCCCTCCTCTGCTGGTTCTAACTCCCCAGAGCACTCTTTGGGCTCCTCTGAGAGTGCTTCCAGTGACCACCCTCCTTCTCCACCACCAAGCCCTGTGCATCCCCCTCTCCTTTTTCCCATTCACCCTCTGCCTCCTCAAGTCTTCATTCCTGAAGAG CTGAAGGCtgaagaagatgttgaggaTGCAGCAATTGCTGCATTCAAGGACGCCCCAATTAGGCGCAAGGAAG AGGATGTTGAAGgcgaggaagaagaagaggaggaggaggaggaggaggatgaaAAGGAGATGGAGTATCAGGCTCTAGATTATCCCCGAGAGGACTCTGGGGATAACTCGGATACCTATGCTCCACAGTCTCCTTGA